A window of Daphnia carinata strain CSIRO-1 chromosome 5, CSIRO_AGI_Dcar_HiC_V3, whole genome shotgun sequence genomic DNA:
aaagaaaataaaaaaaaaaaggggaaggaaTTCGTTACATTTATTTCCTAGTTTTGAAAGGCTGGGACTACCCTGCTGTTTACACACGCAGTCTGTGCCGCAGCTGTTTTCGTTTGCCTACCTTAAATGACGTCAACATTCCCTTAGTCATGATACTTTGAAATTCCCATCAGTATGGTTGTCGTAattgtgaaaaaagaagaggaactgATCATAAAAATGTCCGGATGCAACAGAATTAtcgagaggggaaaaaaaaaagaaatgttccaCCCACGCACGAGTTGGTCTAAATTAACCGCCAATTTCATCTCATTTCAATTAGAAACAACTGCTACGAACTATATCAACATGTAGCCACcctctatttctcttttcccaGCACAAACACAATTGGAATTGATTTTGCTTACTCCACCAGAAAataagccgaaaaaaaaaaagaataacaagcGGTCAGTTTTCTAGTTCCCATTCTCGCGTAGTCAAAGTTTCCGGTCACGTGACCAAACAACAAAATACGAGCAGATgtattcatatatatataccttctctttttctctctgtgtgtcgcggttttttatttaaggtgaaaaaaaaaattgtaccgAGGGTTGTGCTAGTAGAGACACCTGGTCATGAAACACCGGACCCCCCATCAATCATTTCAAACTTCCCCctgaaaactaaaaagaacaaccctcccatttttcttttttatttttgaaataaagaatCTACAGATTTATTACATTCACCACCttaaaaagagaatttaacTACTAGTCgattttttgttccttctttttttttaattatgaCCAGCCATCATATCCTCCCCTCGAAATTGCCTTAGAGCGTAacgataaaaaacaaaagaaatgattttcgAAACAACAAAGATGCTGCACGAAGTTTGTGTGAAAATAGAAAGGAATGTGTAGTTCTTCACGCACGTGTAACAAGCGAAAAAGAGTCTCTAACATATCGATTGGTTAACAAGATTATATGCTGGGACGTGGGCTCGGCGCTAGGCATACTTTTTTCTTACTGATGGTCCACAGTGGACGGatcaatacaacaaaaggagaaGCAACGTCTACAATGTCTAGTTCAAAAACATTGGGTCACATAATACACTAAACTCAAATAACTCCAGGCCATTGCACATTTTGTCCAAGTCGTGAAAAAAGATCTAATAatagtctttaaaaaaatggcgccTAAAGATCGAGTTTGATGGTCAAATGACATTTTCTGTAAAGCCAgttgaatatttcaaaaatgtgaTTGAATCACGTTGCCGAAAAGGGCCCGATAAAAATACAATAGGAAGTTGAGCACATTCTATAGgcttcatcatctttttgccttcaagttcttttctctctcctttttttttgtgtgtgcgtgtgtgatATTCGAACTCCCGTTGCAACGCGATAGGCCGATCGATAATTTGGTGATCAAAGAGACTCCGCCATTGGTTAAGAGGCCGTTCGAtttattctctctctcccccccccacgatttttttttacaacccCATCTATGTAAATTAGCTGTTGAATAGTTAACGAGTAGCTCACAAAAAGCCACGCGATGTCTAACCCATCTATTGTTGAAAAGACCATTTCCTTGCAGAAAATCGAaaactacgaaaaaaaaaaaaaaaaaaaaaaaggaaaacgtttGGTAAACTCACCTGAGAAAGCGACGAGCGTCAGATGTAAATGGGAAACCATTGTCGAAAATGCTTCGTGTTCACTCGATGAAATTCAGTAAAATCCAAACAGGGGATGCTTATGGTCGTTTCGAGAatacagagaaacaaaattGCGACACTTTTCGCTGCACTGGCACACCACGTGATTCTTATGCAAATGGCGTTGGTGAAATCACCGAGATATTGTGTGAAACAAAGGcaattgtccaaaaaaaaacagttgctGATAGAACTTGGAAAGACAGGCAAATTTCGACCCTCACTCGTTCTACTTGCTCTGTAAACgagggtttcttttttgttgaataaaacaagaaaaaaagaatagagaaGAATGGGCCTTCGACACGACCGACCACCAGGACGCTTGAGGTTCGACTGGCTGTGGAACAACGCGCCCTTTTCAAAGTCGCCGGGTAGCCCTCTAGCGGCCGTGCAAACTGCGCATTACCCACAacgaatataaaaaaaaagtgaaagtcgCCGCAGGCGAGCGTCCTACGTGTCATTCCAAACAAGAGGGAACAGAAATCACGATATAATTAATGAATGAATACATTATCGCATAACCGCAGAtgggaaaaaatgtttacgaaTCAACACCAACCGGATGTTGGGTGAcgcatttttttcatttacggGAGCAGCCGAAACAGTTAACGATGATGTCAACCGGTAGATGACGATTCGCAGCGATTGAAACATGACGTGAACTTTTCCGAAAGAAGCCAAGAAGGGAAAACTGTTTCTTTCGTCATCATCGCCATATTTTCGAATGAAAACCACAAAAGGTTCAAACTTCCGACCGATAGTCACGACATCTGGGTCACGGGTTTGCTAAAACAACTTGTTTATGACCTCATATACACTTGTTTCGGACGTGACTTCATCGATGCATTTCTAACCCCCTCCtccattcaaacaaaacatttttcataaaaataaaaatcctttTAACGATTTTCTTGttagcaaaagaagaagaaaaaaaaacacacataaCGACTACACACAGCTGGCTAAGCCCTGGTCCATTAATAATCGTCAAGAgcagcacgaaaaaaaaaaaaaaacgggacggACCCCGAgaaatgtaagaaaatggCGTCCTCGTTTAATATATAGACATAAATAAACCCCCACCATCGTGCACGTACGCTTTATCTCGCAACTATATATGCAGTATTGCAGAAGCCCTGgcgcaaaaaaataaaataaaataaaataaaaagagaggagagagagaagtACAACATGAACTTTTGGAAGGAGGGGTATTTACCGGGGGCGGATGACAACGGAAAAAAACGGGCGGGGTCTCTAAATAAAAATCCCAGCCGGGCGCGTGCTGTCCGTAGCGGTCGTGTGGATATTTTTAGTTAGTGAaaattctcttcttcttccttcttttttcttcttctttccccatAGACACAAgaaggggaagaaaacaaaaaataaagggcaCCATCATTGAAACGCTCGTGCTCttttgagggaaaaaaaaaggaaaaatcttGTGTCCATTTATACCGCAAACGATTCGTGAGTGAGAAGAACACGCACCGACGTGCGTTGTCGTTGTGGATGGAAAGACTTAATACCAGTCCCGGCTTTGCTtgtcgctctttttttttttctttaaataaagcatttttttgtgtgtcttctTCCGGGACAAACTCGTACCGGTGCGCCTTTTCCACGGATGGTTGACATGTTACATCACGCAAACAGCCTTTTCAAAGTCCATTGGGagaataatcaaaaaaaaaaaaaaagagaaaggggaaaattaaaaatcccAAACGACGAATGCCGTTAGAGagagggacaaaaaaaaaacgttctgCTCGTAAAATTCCGGAAGCACCCTGTTGGTTGGGCCTATACACACGTTGCGTGTGTATCCATATACACAACAATACACAGTTATTTGACGACGTCCATCAAAAATAGAGCttgtttttttagattttttccGACAAATGTTATAAACTCTTGTCATTcctgagaaaataaaaaaactgaataatTTCAACCGTTTGTGATTTAcatatgcattttttttattattattattattttaagaaaaagacatgtctttaaaaaagaaaaagaaaatggaaataacaTGCGCAGAGGCGTCGGCCAGTTGCTAAATGCGGACCGGCCgggaaaagaagggggggggggggcagctGGAAGACGATTAGCTACAGACCTCCCGCCCtttcccataaaaaaaaaataaagttcagcacgcgaaaaagaatttcttttttttttctattaggTTATTAGGTATCTATCTGTTGGCTAAAACCCTTGTGCAGCATCCGTCAATCCATTCCCACACGCAGACCGTGACTGttttccaaagaaaagaattaaaaaaaaaaaacacacggcAAATTACATCAACggttattgttatttttctttttaaaaggtaTTAGACGAGCTTGTGGACGGTAAGGCAGAGATAAAGAGGGGAAACGCAAACATTCAACAAGATGAATGCGGCTGAAGGGACTGCAGAAACATTTCGCCGCTAAGATGAAGAGACTATTTAGATGGGCCTGTTGTCTGTATATATACGTTTGTATGTATATTTAGAAACCGGGCGGCTAGTCGTAGATTGCATTGTCTGTTTTAGACGTCGGTCGGTACGCGGCCAACGGAATGGGGGGCGAAAGAGCAACGAACTAGAATGATGAAGCGCAATCAACCCGTTCCCCTTATGTGTGTCGGATacattttatctttttggcAACGTCGCCACTGCACCAATACGATTGCTATAGGTCACACGCAGAGAAGAAGACGAGGGTGGGAATGCTACCAGTATCTATGTGTAAGCGGGATAGTAATTGTGTCGCCTAGACAGCATTTTCGGGGCGGGTGCCAATCGAACAAGTCATCGTATCATTAATCACACACGACGTATAGAAGGCAACAGAAAAGAGACAGcccaaagagaaaataaagggaaaaacatgCACTGTGAAAAACGCTGGCCTCCTCCTTGTTTGTTGTACAACGTCATTGAACAGAGAAAGGAGTCCTCGTTCAGTCCGCTATCTATAAGaagatctctttttttttttgtgtcctATTATTCCTTCATATCTAGCAATGCACTCCCTTATTTCCGCTATATTACAAAAGCAGCTGGAACCGCTGATGCGAATAGCTAGTTATTGGCGTTTGGGTGCAATCGGTTACACTGTATCTATGTACGTGActagttattttctttttgattaaCTGGAATTATGGCGAGGTCAATGCGGGATGTCGACTTTCAATAGCTCTACCCGCTTGATTATTAAACAGTACTACGATAAAAGGCTGCATTTACTACTTAGACATGGtggataaataataaaaaaaagggtaattTTGTTAGTTACGTGATTCTGCGATGGATGGCGTTAGCagcaaatgtttcattttttcttttttaattactCGTCCGTCTCTTCGGCTAGCGTCAGTTGCATTTCGTCCTCACACTGCTGGCCCATCAGCTGGGGGGCCGTAAAACGCTCGGCCGTTGGTTCCGCATCGGAAGATTGAGGCGACGACAAAGCGCCGGTCGGATCGCTGCTTGCTGTTAGGCTCAATTTTTTTGTCGCTTTTTTCCACAGCCTTTTCAACGGATGCTTGGAGCCGTTAGCGCTGTTATTACTCGAAATCGTATTCAATGACGGAGATTGGGCGCTTTCTGCGGCGGCTGAGGTCTCTTCGGCCAGAGACACGTCTTCCATGACCGAAACCCCTTCGGCAGGAAGAGAAACTTCGTCATCCGAAACCGCTGGAAAAGCGTCAACTAGCGGTGGAGCGTTGCTTTCAGCGACGCCTTCTCCTTCCGCTTCATCGGCACGACCTGCCACTGacacaataaaaaccacaaTAGTTTTTCggagaaataaaatttcataTGAATCATTTCCAGGCAAGGTTAAACAATATGAAAATTCCCCAGGCCTTCCGGTGGTTGTGGAATATTTCCATCAATTCAAccagaagacgaaaaaaaaaatgtctcatTACCCGTAGCTGCCGGAAGCGCCACAATCGCATCAACGGGATCGTCTACTGTAACACTCGGTGGATTGGTTGGGATGTCAGATGTCGCTGGCGATGAATCTGGAATATCCATGTTATAAATGGGATTTTCCTGAGTGGCCGTGGTTTTCATGAGTGATGACATGGTCCACCTCGCCGACATGCgctataaataaataagacaTCAACATTCCAGAATGTCGTTTCATATTAGTGTCAGTGTGACGTTatgtatgtgttttttttgtgtgtgtggcttaCGCTGGCGGCAGCCGATGGGTCGCCAAAGAGAGGGTTCGTGAATGCGCGCGTAAATTTCTTCCAAGCGGCAGGCGCTGCCTTGACACTAGTTCCATGACAAGTGTCCGAAGAGGTGTTGGGAATTTCAGGAGCTTCCGTGAAGGGGGAAGTTGGCTCCTGCCTGTTGCACGAAGCATCGAGTGTGGGACGAGCCAAAGCTTGTTCAAAACTTGCGTCAATAGCTATCTCCACATTTCCAGAGTCGTTTTGGAAACGAGCAAACCCTACGGAAAGCTCTTCACGCGAATCTGTAAACCTGTcaccataaagaaaaaagacatgaTAAGCCTAAGATCGATCacagaggagaaaaaaatgtctataCCTTTGCCTCTTGTAAAAATAGATGCCAGCTACCACACCTCCCAATAGAACGAATGTGGCGAACACGGTCGACAAATTGGACGCAATGAGATGTAACTCTTCTGGGGTGTAGTGGTGAACAGCAGAATGTGAAAGACCAGATTTAATCATCTCCAGTGCCATAATACCATAGAGATTGCTGCTTTCCTTATCTTAATTTATTGTTTACATTAAACCAAATGTTTAGATGTGAAATTGATTGACAGGCAACACCTTTGTTTAAGTAATCGTAGATTTTGCTGGCAGCATTTATGCTTCTCTCGTTTGTGGTATTATCCACAATCGTGACATGCAGAACATTTTCTTCTGTTCGGTATGAATAGCTTTGACTGGCTGGCCAACCATCTTCAACCAGCATAGATGAGACAAGTCGATCAAAGGCAGACTTGGTGAATGTTCTTTCATTGACCGTAACTTTCATCATAGCCCCTACATAAACAAAAGAGGCGAATATTTATAGAACAACATAGACAAAGTGTGCCATGGTAAACAAGACAGGATGAGAATTACCACACATGTCACAGCAGTGACCAGGTGGCCTAAAACTGTCAGGACATTCAAGCTGATTACTACACAGAGTTCCTGCATTGCTGCACACCATCTGGATCACCTAAAAGAGTTTCTCAGGAAAAACGGaacaataattaatacaaGATAAAGCTTAAACAGAAAATAGCACAAAATAGATTTCTGGACTCGAAGGCATGAACTTTATGGCGCCAACGATAGGAGCGCCATCTTGCAGACAActataaaacatctttttgCAACACTTACGTCAACGTCGTGACCGCAACGACAACCTAGGACGTCCTGGCATTCAGTTCCGTTAACGTGAGCCAAATGGGGTGGATTGTGTACTTGGTACTTCCATTCTTGCCCGTTGAGCTGATTTCGCCATTCTTCCACAGTTAACAGCTGAAATagtcggaaaaaaaacaaaaat
This region includes:
- the LOC130696199 gene encoding protein amnionless-like isoform X1, which translates into the protein MPQTGELVLNELTLNADTQEHCNSQEVKFKNWKPSSWFDPDRWQISESDGMVIPQPLAIPHSERIPCAQDSVHLSKGHSLSVDFNRINSLTVGQVKYGDQLLTVEEWRNQLNGQEWKYQVHNPPHLAHVNGTECQDVLGCRCGHDVDVIQMVCSNAGTLCSNQLECPDSFRPPGHCCDMCGAMMKVTVNERTFTKSAFDRLVSSMLVEDGWPASQSYSYRTEENVLHVTIVDNTTNERSINAASKIYDYLNKDKESSNLYGIMALEMIKSGLSHSAVHHYTPEELHLIASNLSTVFATFVLLGGVVAGIYFYKRQRFTDSREELSVGFARFQNDSGNVEIAIDASFEQALARPTLDASCNRQEPTSPFTEAPEIPNTSSDTCHGTSVKAAPAAWKKFTRAFTNPLFGDPSAAASRMSARWTMSSLMKTTATQENPIYNMDIPDSSPATSDIPTNPPSVTVDDPVDAIVALPAATVAGRADEAEGEGVAESNAPPLVDAFPAVSDDEVSLPAEGVSVMEDVSLAEETSAAAESAQSPSLNTISSNNSANGSKHPLKRLWKKATKKLSLTASSDPTGALSSPQSSDAEPTAERFTAPQLMGQQCEDEMQLTLAEETDE
- the LOC130696199 gene encoding protein amnionless-like isoform X2, which codes for MPQTGELVLNELTLNADTQEHCNSQEVKFKNWKPSSWFDPDRWQISESDGMVIPQPLAIPHSERIPCAQDSVHLSKGHSLSVDFNRINSLTVGQVKYGDQLLTVEEWRNQLNGQEWKYQVHNPPHLAHVNGTECQDVLGCRCGHDVDVIQMVCSNAGTLCSNQLECPDSFRPPGHCCDMCGAMMKVTVNERTFTKSAFDRLVSSMLVEDGWPASQSYSYRTEENVLHVTIVDNTTNERSINAASKIYDYLNKDKESSNLYGIMALEMIKSGLSHSAVHHYTPEELHLIASNLSTVFATFVLLGGVVAGIYFYKRQRFTDSREELSVGFARFQNDSGNVEIAIDASFEQALARPTLDASCNRQEPTSPFTEAPEIPNTSSDTCHGTSVKAAPAAWKKFTRAFTNPLFGDPSAAASRMSARWTMSSLMKTTATQENPIYNMDIPDSSPATSDIPTNPPSVTVDDPVDAIVALPAATGRADEAEGEGVAESNAPPLVDAFPAVSDDEVSLPAEGVSVMEDVSLAEETSAAAESAQSPSLNTISSNNSANGSKHPLKRLWKKATKKLSLTASSDPTGALSSPQSSDAEPTAERFTAPQLMGQQCEDEMQLTLAEETDE